In the genome of Candidatus Poribacteria bacterium, the window TAACTTTTAAGGCCGATATCAAACTGTGAAAGGTTGGTGAGAGGATGGCTAGGGTTTGTTACGTCTGCGGCAAGAGACCTAGAACGGGGAATAACGTCAGTCACGCTGAAAACAAGACGAGAAGAAGGTTCCTGCCGAACCTTCAGAAGGTGAAGATAATCGAGAACGGAACTGTTAAGAGGGTTCGGGTCTGTGCGAAATGCCTCAAGGCGGGAAAGGTCATGAAGGCCGTTTAAAGGCGGCGGGCGGCTTCATTCGAGCCGTCTGCCGGCTTAAAATCTTTTCCTCTTTACCTGTCTTACCCCCTTTACCTTGCTTAAGGACTCCATCACCCTCTGAAGCTGATCCACCCCTGTAACATCCACGACGAACCTGTGTACGGATGTGATCGGATCGATGATCTCCGAGTGAGCCTGTGAGATATTCACCTCCAGCTTTGATATGGCGTTGGAGAGATCTCTCAACAGCCCTTTCCTATCGTCGCTTTCAACGATCACCACGGCCGGGTATGTCACCCCTTCCTTCGGCGCCCACCTCACCGGTATCAATCTCTCCATCTCCCCTCCTATCCTGGGACATCCGACGACGTGTATCGAGAGCCCCCGTCCGCGGGTTATATATCCGACTATCTCATCACCTGGTATCGGGTTACAGCATTTAGCCACCCTGATATAGGCCTGGTCTATTCCATCTATAGTGACCCCGCTTGTCGGAGCAGGCTTTCTCCTGCCAACTATCTCCTCCGGCTCTCTCCTCCTCCTTTCCTCCGGGATAAGGAGATTGGCGAAGTGCTGAGCCGATATCTTACCGTATCCGATATCCACCAACATATCATCGACCGATTTGCATTTCAGCTCTGCTGCCATCCTTTCAAGGTTCTCGGGGGTCAGATAATTCTTCGGCGAGAGGTGTCTCAGCTTCAGCTCGGCCTCTATTAAGCTTCTGCCCAGTTCCCTATATTGCTCCCGCTCATGTTCCCTCAGCCATCTCCTGATCTTGCTTCTAGCGCGTGAGGATCGGACGATTCTAAGCCAGTCCCTGCTCGGGGTGGCGTTCGGATCGGTTATGATCTCGACTATATCGCCTGTCTGGAGCTTATAGCGAAGGGAGACGAATCTGTTGTTGACCTTAGCCCCTGCGCAGTGATGTCCTATCTCCGTATGGACGGAATAGGCGAAATCTATCGGTGTGGCCCCTTCAGGAAGCACTTTCAGATCGCCCTTGGGTGTGAAGACGTATATCTCCTCCGGCGCCAGTTCGGTCTTTATAGAGGTGATGAACTGAGCGGGTTTATTAACATCCCTCATCTGCTCTACAAGCGAACGAAGCCAGGCGATATAATTGTCATATGGGGATTGACTTGAAACGCCCTCCTTATATTTCCAGTGGGCCGCTATGCCGTATTCGGCTATCTTGTGCATATCATAGGTGCGAATCTGTATCTCCACAGGCCTGCCCGATTCTATCACGGTGGTATGGAGGGATTGATACCTGTTCGATTTGGGCAGGGCGATATAATCCTTTATCCTGCCGGGAATAGGAGTCCATTTGGAGTGAATCACGCCCAGAGCGGAGTAACAGTCCGGAACATCCCTAACCAAAACCCTGAAGGCGATGAGATCGTAGAGGTTTTCAAAAGGTATGTTCTGTCTCCTCATTTTCTTGTATATGCTATAGAAATGCTTTGGCCTGCCCCATACCTCCGCCTCTATTCCGGCCTCCTCCAGCACCTCTTTGATCTTCCCCGCCACCTCCTGGGTGTATCTTTCTCTCTCCTCCCACTTTTCGCTAACCAGTTGAGCGATCTGACGGTATTCCTCCGGATGGAGATGTTTGAAGGCCAGATCCTCCAGATCGACCTTCATCCTGAACATCCCCAGCCTGTGGGCCAACGGCGCGTATATCTCAAGGGTTTCAAGTGCGATCTTCCTCCGTTTTTCGGGTGGCAGATACTCCAGCGTTCGCATGTTGTGTAATCTATCGGCCAGCTTTATCAATAGCACCCTTATATCCCTGGCCATGGCGATCGTCAGCTTACGGTAGTTCTCGACCTGTCTCTCCTCACCTGATCCGAAAAATTCTATCGAGCTTATCTTGGTCACGCCGCTTACCATATCGGCGATCTCCGCCCCGAACCTCTCCGCCAGCTCCCGGTGGCTCACCCCCTCATCCTCCATCACGTCATGTAAGAGGGCAGCAGCGATCGTTGGCGCATCCATGTTAAGTTCGATCAATATCTTAGCCGTCTCAATGCAATGTGTGAAATAAGGTTCCCCCGATGCTCTCTTGCGATTTCTGTGTTTCCCCTCGGCGAAATGGAAAGCTTCCTTCACTAGATCTATGCTATCTGGTGTGGAATAGGAGTTGATAGCGGATATTATCCGGTTGAGATCCTCAGCGTAATTCCTGGACGGCATCTCTCATCTCTTCCCATAGGTCGGTTATGCTGCGCCAGAGAAGATGGTTTAAGAATATCGAGGCCTCGTATTTGGCCCGTTCACAGCGAATGAAGGTCTCCGAATCGGAGAGGCTTACCTTTCCCGTCTCATTGAGCCTGATAGCTCCGGACGGATCATCCTCGATGAGGCCGAGCTCCCTGAATATCTCCACCCCTTTCAGGATGGCCTCCTCCCTCATCATCCTCAGCTCAGATCTTGCCTTTAGATCCTCAAATCTAATATCCCCATCTTCGGAAATAATTCGACGTATGGATCTGTACAGCTTCTCCAGATCCTCTCTGCCAGGATGCCGTTCGAAAACCGATCTCACAGCGTATTGGACGTCGTTCTGGTTAAATATAAGGTGGATATAGGTAGGGGAGTCGGATAGGAAGGCTGGACGGCACATCCGGGCGAAATCGGTCCTGCTGGGAATAGGATGACAGAAGACGATGTGTCTGGCCTGGACTTCCTGGGGTAGAATAACACATGAGGCGATCACATCACCTTCAATCGGTCCATCCGGCCTTTCCTTTATCACGACCAGATTTCCCTCGCCGATCCTCCGTCCCAATTCCTCCGCCAGTTTTCTCAGCTCCGATTCGCCCCTGACATAGATTATCATCCTTTCCCCCCGATCGATGAGCCTCTCAAGATATCTGAACTTGTCGGGTATATGTCTCCTATCCACCAGCTTGACCGGCGACTCCTCACCGCTTGGATAGAGGGCCAGAGAATCCCTCTGATGGATTCTGATATCTCTCATATCGAGCCTTAATCTCTTAACCCCTCCCCATTCGTTCAACCTAGGCTGAAAGGCTATATCGAGTGAGATGTTCTTATTGGAAAGGGGAATTTGAAGCTTGCCCTGGTTCCACCCTATGACCTCCCTCGTCTCACCCGCCCCATCCGTGACGTAAAATCTGAGATGATCTCCCCTCATCACGGTCGGGTTTCCCGACACCAGAACGTTTCTGACGGCAAAAAGCGGGGATGGATTCCCGAAACCGAAGGGCTCGAGAAGCTCCACTTCCTCCACCAACTCTAGATTTAACTCATGCAGCGGTGTCTCGACGTCGATCTCCACCTTAGGGGTTAGATCCTCCTCCGATAGAGCCTCCCCCACCACCTCAGCGAACCGCTTTCTAAATTCCGGTATCCTCTCCCTTTCGATCTTGATCCCGGCGGCAGCCCTGTGTCCGCCGAATCCGATCAGCAGATCGGCACATCTGGAGATACCCTCGAAGAGATCGAACTCCGGTATGCTTCTGCCGGAACCATGTCCCTCATCCTCTTCGATCGCTATCAAAATGGCAGGCCTGTAGAACTTCTCCGCGATCCTCGATGCGACTATTCCGACGACACCTCTATGCCACTCCTCCGAAGCCAAAACAATCCCTTTCACCTTCCTTAGATCCATAGCCCCAACCATATCCGTGGCCTGAGCCAATATCTGGCTTTCTATCTTCTGTCGTTCCAGGTTATCGGCGTTAAGCTTAAGGGATATCTGATATGCCCTCTCATATGAGTCCGTGGTCAGGAGCTCCACCACGCTGTGGGCTGTGTCAAGCCTACCGGAGGCGTTGAGCCTGGGACCGATGAGGAAGGAGACGTGATAGGATCTCACCTTTGAGCTCAATCCCATAGCATCGCATAGGGCCTTAATGCCGATCCTGCTCCTTTCGGAGATCCTTTCCAGCCCGAACCGGGCGAGGACCCTGTTCTCGCCCGTCAGAGGTGTTACGTCGACTATCGTCCCCAGTGCGACGAGGTCTAACAGCGATTCAGGGAATTCCTCATCTCCCAACTCCGACATCAGAGCCTGGATCAGCTTAAAGGCGACCCCGACACCGGCGAGATCTTTAAACGGATAGGAGCTATCAGGGAGCTTTGGGTTGACGATACAACAGGCGGGGGGGCTGTCTCCTTTAGGGTGATGGTGATCGGTGACTATCACGTCCATCCCGATCTCGTTGGCGTATTCGATCTCATCATGTGCTGATATGCCGCAATCGACCGTGATCAACAGGTCGCATCCCTTGTCCTTCAGCTCCGCTATAGCGTCCCTGTTCAGCCCATACCCCTCTATAAGCCTATTTGGGATGTAATATTTCGCTTCGACCCCTATCCTCCTGAAGGTCAACATAAGGGCGCTAACCGCCGTCGTTCCGTCCACGTCGTAATCGCCGTAGATCCATATGTCTTCGCCGCCGGAGATGGCTTTCCCGATTCGTTCGACAGCTCGATCCATATTCGGAAGCAGGAATGGATCGTGAAGATCACCCAAGCTTGGGTGCAGGAACCTCCTGGCGGTTTCCTCATCATCATATCCTCGCGAGACCAGCACCTGAGCGACGAGCGGAGATATCTTCAACCTATCGGCCAAGCGTAGGCTGACATCCAGGTTGACTTTCTTGATCCTCCATATTTTACCCCGCATATCCACCTCTGGGTTATCAATATGTGATTTTATCCTCCGGCAGGTAGGGGGATTTTATGAAGACGACCTTGACGGGTTTATCGGAATCGTTATGGATATCGTGTTTTTCGCCAGGCTCGATTCTAAAGGCATCTCCGGCCTCAGCCTCATAAGGGGTATCGTTCACCAACATCTTAGCCTTTCCCTCGATGAAGTAGAAGGTCTCCTCGACCTCCCTGTGTCCATGAGCACCCATCTTCTCGCCGGGCAACAACAGCAACACACCCCAATCGATCCGTGGGCCTCTGAAGAGATATTTAACCCCTGATCTCCCCCACCTGTAATCCTTTTCGTTTTCACTGACTTTTTCCATACCCTCATCCTCCAAGCCGAATCATCGGTGATAAGAACCTCCTCTTTGATCCCCAATCTCACTTACAGGCATATTTTATCACCTTTCTCCTTGACCGTCAACTCGTTGACTGAAGGGGGAGGTATATGTTAGGATATCACTAAATTCGGCTATGGGTGAGCTATGCTTTCGGGGTTTAAATCCAGGTTATCGGAGCTTCTTAGGAGTCAGAGGTTCGGCTCCGGTCTTGTTTTGCTGATTTTGATTCTCTCCTGGATGCGCAACCCGTCGCCGGTCATCGGGCTGGTGGCGTTTACGCTTTTCGTCCCATCACTTCCCACCAGGGAGTCCAGACAGGTAGGATTTCTGATAGCCGGTTCCGCCGCGTTGGTGGGGTTGATATCCTTTCTGATCCTCTATCCCGAGAGGATCGCGTGGACGGATAAAGGGTTGAGCACGTATTTCTGGGTTATACTGCTGAGCTTCTGGATGGTGCTGATCTCGTCGCTGAGCGAGGGATGGCGCAGGAGGCTGACCCTGTTGCTGATCCTCGTCATCGTGGTGGAGATAACCCTGACCCTAAGCTATAGCTTGATAGTTCCGGTTACCAGGGGCAGAGTGAACGATCCGCTGGTGGGAACGATACTGCTCTCGATGGCCGCGGCCGCTTTGGTCTCCCTCTATGCCGGCGCCTATGTCTTTCTGAGGCTGTGGGGAGGGCTATCGGGGGCCCTGTTGGGAGGGGTGTCACTCGCCATCGCGGGCATAGCTAGGCTGAGCCTCTCACCTCCGGGCATGTGGAACATCGTCCGACCGCCTTTTCTCTTTGTGGATTTCCCCTTCACGCTGTCCCTTATAGTCGGCGCCGGGCTTTTCCCCGCGATGTCCCTGCATCTGCTCCTACTCATCCCCGATCCGCGGGAGTGGATCGAGCGGAGAAAGATGATATACTATCTCATCTATCTCCCTCCTCTCTGGATAACGATTGGTCTGCTGAACCGCTTTTACCTCGGATATCCCTTTAGCTTCAAGCCGCTCGGTCTTTATATCGCCTGCGCCTATATGCTCGCGGGCCTCCTCGTGACGCTCAGGGGATATCTTATCGCAAGGCAGCGAAGGATAAGGAGGGAGATGCTCTTCATCCTGATATCCCTCCTCTCCTCCTTCCTCCTGATCAATCTGGGAGGTATATGGGGCAGGTGGATGATCGGCGAGGGGTGGGGATTCGGCTTGTTCTACGCCGCCTGGGGGATAATCCCCGTATCGCTGGGATATGCCGTCATAAAACGGCGCGCTCCCAACGTCGGCGCCGTCATGAGATGGATCTTGATAAACTCGATCCTTTTCCTGATCATGGCGCTCCTGTGGATAGGACTTTACTACGGCCTACTCAGAATGCTTTTCCCCGCCAGGGGGAAACGGGAAGCCGTCGCCTTCCTGATGGTGCTCCTCGTGGGAACGATCATGCCCATGATAAGAACGAAGGTGAGGGAGTTCGTCGACAGAACCTTCTACAAGGAGAGCTATGACTACTCCCGAACGCTCACCCAGTTCACCAGAGCCCTCACGTCGATCATAGACTACGACAAGCTGGTGGATCTGCTGGTATCGAGGGTATGCGAGACGATGCGAATCTCGCGCGGCGCCCTGTTGCTTAACTCCCCACAGGACCCGGGCACATTGAGAATCGCTTCAGTCAGAGGGGTTAGCGGGATGAGAGAGCTCACCTTCAGCTCTTCCGGGCCGCTGGCCATCGAGCTGGTCAAGAGGGGGGAGCCTGTATCGGTAGAGGAGGTCGAAAGGCTTTACAAGTGGGGTGCGATATCCCAGGAGGAGATGGAGAAGGTTATCAAGTTCGACGCCGAGTTCTTCGTGCCGATCTTCTCGAAGGGGAAGCTGATAGGTATCCTTCTGCTCGGGCCTAAGGTCTCCGGAGCGGCCTATTCGCATGAGGATTCGGTTTTGCTTTCGGCGTTGGCCGATCAGGCCGCCATCACCATAGAGAACATCAGGCTATACGCCGAAAGGGCCGAGCAGGACAGGATCAGGAGGGAGTTAGAGAACGCCAGGCGGATACAGATGGGGATATTGCCCGATGAGGACCCACAGAGCGATGTGATAGAGATCAGTAGCTTCTTTAAGCCCGCTGCTGAGGTGGGAGGGGATTACTACGACTTCGTGCGATTTTCAAAGGACAGGATCGGCATAGCCATAGGCGATGTCAGCGGACATGGGTTGGATGCCGGATTGCTCGTCAGCATGGCGAAAAGCTGCCTCTTCACCACCACCCGTCAGAGCCAGGACATCTCAGACGTGATGGAGGCGATGAACGAGATGGTCTGTCAGGTCAAGGTGAGGCTCTTCATGACCTTCGCCTTCTCCATGATAGACGCTGAGAGACATCAGCTCTCCATCTCCAGCGCGGGTCACCCCTTCCCATATCACCTCTCAGCGGCCACAGG includes:
- a CDS encoding 50S ribosomal protein L28 — its product is MARVCYVCGKRPRTGNNVSHAENKTRRRFLPNLQKVKIIENGTVKRVRVCAKCLKAGKVMKAV
- a CDS encoding bifunctional (p)ppGpp synthetase/guanosine-3',5'-bis(diphosphate) 3'-pyrophosphohydrolase; amino-acid sequence: MPSRNYAEDLNRIISAINSYSTPDSIDLVKEAFHFAEGKHRNRKRASGEPYFTHCIETAKILIELNMDAPTIAAALLHDVMEDEGVSHRELAERFGAEIADMVSGVTKISSIEFFGSGEERQVENYRKLTIAMARDIRVLLIKLADRLHNMRTLEYLPPEKRRKIALETLEIYAPLAHRLGMFRMKVDLEDLAFKHLHPEEYRQIAQLVSEKWEERERYTQEVAGKIKEVLEEAGIEAEVWGRPKHFYSIYKKMRRQNIPFENLYDLIAFRVLVRDVPDCYSALGVIHSKWTPIPGRIKDYIALPKSNRYQSLHTTVIESGRPVEIQIRTYDMHKIAEYGIAAHWKYKEGVSSQSPYDNYIAWLRSLVEQMRDVNKPAQFITSIKTELAPEEIYVFTPKGDLKVLPEGATPIDFAYSVHTEIGHHCAGAKVNNRFVSLRYKLQTGDIVEIITDPNATPSRDWLRIVRSSRARSKIRRWLREHEREQYRELGRSLIEAELKLRHLSPKNYLTPENLERMAAELKCKSVDDMLVDIGYGKISAQHFANLLIPEERRRREPEEIVGRRKPAPTSGVTIDGIDQAYIRVAKCCNPIPGDEIVGYITRGRGLSIHVVGCPRIGGEMERLIPVRWAPKEGVTYPAVVIVESDDRKGLLRDLSNAISKLEVNISQAHSEIIDPITSVHRFVVDVTGVDQLQRVMESLSKVKGVRQVKRKRF
- the recJ gene encoding single-stranded-DNA-specific exonuclease RecJ — its product is MRGKIWRIKKVNLDVSLRLADRLKISPLVAQVLVSRGYDDEETARRFLHPSLGDLHDPFLLPNMDRAVERIGKAISGGEDIWIYGDYDVDGTTAVSALMLTFRRIGVEAKYYIPNRLIEGYGLNRDAIAELKDKGCDLLITVDCGISAHDEIEYANEIGMDVIVTDHHHPKGDSPPACCIVNPKLPDSSYPFKDLAGVGVAFKLIQALMSELGDEEFPESLLDLVALGTIVDVTPLTGENRVLARFGLERISERSRIGIKALCDAMGLSSKVRSYHVSFLIGPRLNASGRLDTAHSVVELLTTDSYERAYQISLKLNADNLERQKIESQILAQATDMVGAMDLRKVKGIVLASEEWHRGVVGIVASRIAEKFYRPAILIAIEEDEGHGSGRSIPEFDLFEGISRCADLLIGFGGHRAAAGIKIERERIPEFRKRFAEVVGEALSEEDLTPKVEIDVETPLHELNLELVEEVELLEPFGFGNPSPLFAVRNVLVSGNPTVMRGDHLRFYVTDGAGETREVIGWNQGKLQIPLSNKNISLDIAFQPRLNEWGGVKRLRLDMRDIRIHQRDSLALYPSGEESPVKLVDRRHIPDKFRYLERLIDRGERMIIYVRGESELRKLAEELGRRIGEGNLVVIKERPDGPIEGDVIASCVILPQEVQARHIVFCHPIPSRTDFARMCRPAFLSDSPTYIHLIFNQNDVQYAVRSVFERHPGREDLEKLYRSIRRIISEDGDIRFEDLKARSELRMMREEAILKGVEIFRELGLIEDDPSGAIRLNETGKVSLSDSETFIRCERAKYEASIFLNHLLWRSITDLWEEMRDAVQELR
- a CDS encoding cupin domain-containing protein, which gives rise to MEKVSENEKDYRWGRSGVKYLFRGPRIDWGVLLLLPGEKMGAHGHREVEETFYFIEGKAKMLVNDTPYEAEAGDAFRIEPGEKHDIHNDSDKPVKVVFIKSPYLPEDKITY
- a CDS encoding SpoIIE family protein phosphatase codes for the protein MLSGFKSRLSELLRSQRFGSGLVLLILILSWMRNPSPVIGLVAFTLFVPSLPTRESRQVGFLIAGSAALVGLISFLILYPERIAWTDKGLSTYFWVILLSFWMVLISSLSEGWRRRLTLLLILVIVVEITLTLSYSLIVPVTRGRVNDPLVGTILLSMAAAALVSLYAGAYVFLRLWGGLSGALLGGVSLAIAGIARLSLSPPGMWNIVRPPFLFVDFPFTLSLIVGAGLFPAMSLHLLLLIPDPREWIERRKMIYYLIYLPPLWITIGLLNRFYLGYPFSFKPLGLYIACAYMLAGLLVTLRGYLIARQRRIRREMLFILISLLSSFLLINLGGIWGRWMIGEGWGFGLFYAAWGIIPVSLGYAVIKRRAPNVGAVMRWILINSILFLIMALLWIGLYYGLLRMLFPARGKREAVAFLMVLLVGTIMPMIRTKVREFVDRTFYKESYDYSRTLTQFTRALTSIIDYDKLVDLLVSRVCETMRISRGALLLNSPQDPGTLRIASVRGVSGMRELTFSSSGPLAIELVKRGEPVSVEEVERLYKWGAISQEEMEKVIKFDAEFFVPIFSKGKLIGILLLGPKVSGAAYSHEDSVLLSALADQAAITIENIRLYAERAEQDRIRRELENARRIQMGILPDEDPQSDVIEISSFFKPAAEVGGDYYDFVRFSKDRIGIAIGDVSGHGLDAGLLVSMAKSCLFTTTRQSQDISDVMEAMNEMVCQVKVRLFMTFAFSMIDAERHQLSISSAGHPFPYHLSAATGELNTVEEGMYPLGVRRDISYPIYEFRLGPGDLLIYFSDGIIEAVNERGEQLGFERFEEIIKRSAGGHARSVRDRILSEFDAFRGSAPIVDDVTLIVVRYI